From a region of the Rhodococcus sp. 4CII genome:
- a CDS encoding FAD-binding and (Fe-S)-binding domain-containing protein, with translation MAALTPSAVDLRAELGGQGIDLDTGSRRRAEYSFDASNYRVPPLAVAFPRSAGDVVAIVRACTDRGIPITSRGGGTSLAGNAIGRGVVLDFSRHMNRVRAVDASARTAVVEPGIVLTDLQKQVQLATDGAFTFAPDPSSKSRATVGGAIGNDACGNHSVRYGRTSDHVVALDLVTADGHRLTATRDGLWATDPDDASAVSEAERIAAGLGALTQEHLGDFRLELGRIPRQVSGFHLANLLPENGFDVARALVGSEGTCAVIVAATVALVPVPPAAMLLCLGYRDLVDAARDNALILECSPAAIEGIDSAIVDTMRHLRGADSVVGLPDGEAWLYVDLDGDDLAEVKRRGAELVSKLRAAGRLVDSRVVGDPAERASLWRVREDGAGLSARLVEGGESWTGWEDSAVAPDQLADYLVDIKALLAEFGLTGVMYGHFGAGCMHIRINFDQRTDDGRDVMSRFIHRAAELCVRFGGSMSGEHGDGRARSALLPIMYTPTMMAAFAAFKRLWDPAAVLNPGSIVDPEPLLGSLALDGVNPRAWQTSFDLTPTSDVPVAPFVHAVQGCIGVGRCRASTGGVMCPSFRATGDEKDSTRGRARALQEMVRNSPTVADGWRSEDVKESLDLCLSCKACSSDCPVGVDMATYKSEFLDHHYRGRRRPLSHYSLGWLPVWLKVAERSAPLVNRLTAGRLAKVAARVGGLTPHRTMPEFASRKQIRREVGETSQNGAADVVVLADTFTRGFRPEVVGAASRVLAEAGLSSQCRSDVCCGLTWISTGQLKQAKKTLTRAAEILDDGTDRPIVVLEPSCAAAFRKDLPELVHTVAARRVAARIRSFAGAILERTEAGWTPSVPLPEDVTVQTHCHEYAVFGAAGQRKALQAVGVPRVREATGCCGVAGNFGFEADHYELSMQVAEQALAPALRDSPDDAVVLTDGFSCHMQVRQLDPDRSSQHLAQLLDPAPPASPSKPEHESGD, from the coding sequence GTGGCTGCGCTGACACCTTCCGCCGTCGACCTGCGCGCCGAGCTCGGCGGGCAGGGCATCGACCTCGACACCGGATCGCGCCGACGCGCCGAATACTCCTTCGACGCCTCCAATTACCGGGTGCCGCCGCTGGCCGTGGCCTTCCCGCGCAGCGCCGGCGACGTGGTGGCGATCGTCCGGGCCTGCACCGACCGGGGCATTCCCATCACCAGCCGCGGCGGCGGCACGTCGCTCGCGGGCAACGCGATCGGCAGGGGCGTGGTACTCGACTTCTCCCGGCACATGAATCGGGTGCGGGCCGTCGACGCGTCCGCCCGCACGGCCGTCGTCGAACCCGGCATCGTCCTCACCGACCTGCAGAAGCAGGTGCAACTGGCGACGGACGGCGCGTTCACGTTCGCGCCCGACCCGTCCAGCAAGTCCCGCGCCACCGTCGGCGGCGCGATCGGCAACGATGCCTGCGGCAACCACTCCGTCCGCTACGGCCGCACGTCCGATCACGTCGTCGCGCTCGACCTGGTGACGGCGGACGGGCACCGGCTGACCGCCACCCGCGACGGGCTGTGGGCCACCGATCCGGACGACGCGTCTGCGGTGAGCGAGGCCGAGCGGATCGCCGCCGGACTGGGCGCGCTGACCCAGGAGCACCTCGGCGACTTCCGGCTCGAACTCGGCCGGATCCCGCGTCAGGTATCGGGGTTCCACCTCGCGAACCTGCTGCCCGAGAACGGCTTCGACGTGGCCCGCGCCCTGGTGGGGAGCGAGGGGACGTGCGCGGTGATCGTCGCCGCGACCGTCGCGCTGGTTCCGGTGCCGCCTGCGGCGATGCTGCTGTGCCTGGGATACCGCGACCTGGTGGATGCGGCCCGGGACAACGCTCTGATCCTCGAATGCTCTCCCGCCGCGATCGAGGGCATCGACTCGGCGATCGTCGACACCATGCGTCACCTCCGCGGCGCCGACTCCGTTGTCGGGCTGCCCGACGGTGAGGCCTGGCTGTACGTCGACCTGGACGGTGACGACCTCGCCGAGGTGAAACGCCGCGGGGCCGAACTGGTCTCGAAGCTGCGGGCGGCCGGACGGCTCGTCGACTCGCGGGTGGTCGGCGACCCGGCGGAACGCGCGTCGCTGTGGCGGGTGCGCGAGGACGGCGCCGGACTGTCGGCCCGGCTCGTCGAGGGCGGCGAATCCTGGACGGGCTGGGAGGATTCCGCCGTCGCACCCGACCAGCTGGCCGACTACCTCGTCGACATCAAGGCGCTGCTCGCCGAATTCGGTCTCACCGGCGTCATGTACGGGCACTTCGGCGCCGGCTGCATGCACATCCGCATCAACTTCGACCAGCGCACCGATGACGGCCGGGACGTGATGTCGCGGTTCATCCACCGCGCCGCCGAACTGTGCGTGCGGTTCGGGGGATCGATGTCGGGGGAGCACGGCGACGGTCGCGCACGGTCGGCGCTGCTGCCGATCATGTACACGCCCACCATGATGGCGGCGTTCGCGGCGTTCAAACGGCTGTGGGACCCGGCGGCCGTCCTGAACCCGGGAAGCATCGTCGACCCCGAACCGTTGCTCGGCAGTCTCGCCCTCGACGGGGTGAACCCGCGGGCATGGCAGACCAGCTTCGATCTCACCCCCACCAGCGACGTCCCGGTCGCACCATTCGTCCACGCCGTTCAGGGCTGCATCGGTGTAGGCCGCTGCCGGGCCTCGACGGGCGGCGTGATGTGCCCCAGCTTCCGGGCGACCGGCGACGAGAAGGACTCCACGCGCGGCCGGGCCCGCGCCCTGCAGGAGATGGTCCGCAACTCGCCGACCGTCGCGGACGGCTGGCGGTCCGAGGACGTCAAGGAATCCCTCGACCTGTGCCTGTCCTGCAAGGCGTGCTCCAGCGACTGCCCGGTGGGCGTCGACATGGCCACCTACAAGTCCGAATTCCTCGACCATCACTACCGTGGCCGGCGGCGTCCGCTGTCGCACTACTCCCTCGGCTGGCTGCCGGTGTGGCTGAAGGTCGCCGAACGGTCCGCCCCGCTGGTGAACCGGCTCACCGCCGGCCGGCTCGCGAAGGTCGCGGCCAGGGTGGGCGGTCTCACCCCGCACCGGACGATGCCGGAGTTCGCGTCGCGCAAGCAGATTCGACGCGAGGTCGGGGAGACGTCGCAGAACGGCGCCGCGGACGTCGTGGTGCTCGCCGACACGTTCACCCGCGGATTCCGGCCCGAGGTGGTCGGCGCCGCGTCGCGAGTGCTCGCCGAGGCGGGCCTGAGCTCGCAGTGCCGCAGCGACGTCTGCTGCGGGCTCACCTGGATCTCCACCGGACAGCTGAAGCAGGCGAAGAAGACCCTCACGCGGGCAGCGGAGATTCTCGACGACGGCACCGACCGTCCCATCGTCGTCCTCGAACCCAGTTGCGCCGCCGCGTTCCGCAAGGACCTGCCCGAACTCGTCCATACCGTCGCCGCACGACGCGTCGCCGCCCGGATCCGGAGCTTCGCCGGCGCGATCCTCGAGCGCACCGAGGCCGGATGGACCCCGAGCGTGCCGCTGCCCGAAGACGTCACCGTGCAGACCCACTGCCACGAATACGCGGTGTTCGGTGCGGCCGGGCAGCGGAAGGCGCTGCAAGCGGTCGGGGTGCCGCGGGTGCGGGAGGCCACCGGATGCTGCGGCGTCGCAGGAAACTTCGGGTTCGAGGCCGACCACTACGAGCTCAGCATGCAGGTGGCGGAACAGGCACTCGCCCCCGCGCTGCGCGACAGTCCAGACGACGCAGTCGTGCTGACCGACGGATTCAGCTGCCACATGCAGGTGCGGCAACTCGACCCGGACCGATCGTCGCAACATCTCGCCCAGCTTCTCGACCCCGCACCACCCGCATCACCGTCGAAACCCGAACACGAGAGCGGAGACTGA
- a CDS encoding ATP-dependent DNA ligase: MLFSQIVATSRDVGATRSRKVKVGALREVLTRLEPAEVEPVVAWLSGELRQGRIGIGWRTVADIPAAPVDVPTVTVSDVDGTISAVAEVSGSGSAARRRELLADLFARTTADERDFLLRLLTGDLRQGALEGVMTDAIAAAADLPVEPVRRAFMLSGRLPATAVAAFDGGVDALTAFRLEVGRPVRPMLASPAESLADAWTELGGDVSVEYKLDGARIQVHRNGDEVRIFTRTLREITGSVPELVALVADLPCTSAVFDGETLALTDSGRPRPFQETMSRFGAESARDLLLHPYFFDCLHLDGVDLLDAPLEQRLDALERVAPQHRIPGLIRPDGAGAATHFDDALAAGHEGVMVKSLTAPYAAGRRGRAWQKVKPEHTLDLVVLGAEWGYGRRTGFLSNLHLGARDPDGGAPIMVGKTFKGLTDALLQWQTDEFPRHERSRDDYTVYLHPDLVVEIELDGVQVSSRYPGGLALRFARVLRYRPDKTAADADTIDAVRALLPG, encoded by the coding sequence GTGCTGTTCTCGCAGATCGTCGCGACGTCCCGGGACGTGGGGGCCACCCGGTCGCGCAAGGTGAAGGTCGGGGCTCTGCGTGAGGTGCTCACCCGATTGGAGCCGGCCGAGGTGGAACCGGTGGTGGCGTGGCTGTCCGGGGAGCTTCGGCAGGGCCGGATCGGAATCGGCTGGCGGACAGTCGCGGACATTCCCGCCGCCCCCGTCGACGTCCCGACCGTCACCGTGTCCGACGTCGACGGGACCATCTCCGCTGTCGCCGAGGTCTCCGGGTCCGGGTCGGCCGCACGCCGACGCGAACTGCTCGCGGACCTGTTCGCCCGCACCACCGCCGACGAGCGGGACTTCCTGCTGCGACTGCTCACCGGCGACCTGCGCCAGGGCGCGCTCGAGGGGGTGATGACGGACGCGATCGCCGCGGCCGCCGACCTTCCCGTCGAACCGGTGCGCCGGGCGTTCATGCTGTCGGGTCGCCTCCCTGCGACCGCGGTCGCGGCGTTCGACGGCGGCGTCGACGCCCTCACCGCGTTCCGGCTGGAGGTGGGCCGTCCGGTCCGGCCCATGCTGGCGTCCCCCGCCGAATCGCTCGCCGACGCGTGGACCGAACTCGGCGGCGACGTCAGCGTCGAATACAAACTCGACGGGGCGCGGATCCAGGTGCACCGCAACGGCGACGAGGTGCGCATCTTCACCCGCACCCTGCGCGAGATCACCGGCAGCGTGCCCGAACTCGTCGCCCTCGTCGCCGACCTGCCGTGCACGTCGGCGGTGTTCGACGGAGAGACGCTGGCCCTCACCGACAGTGGCCGCCCCCGACCGTTCCAGGAGACGATGAGCCGCTTCGGCGCCGAGTCCGCCCGCGATCTGCTGCTGCATCCCTACTTCTTCGACTGCCTGCACCTCGACGGCGTCGACCTCCTCGACGCACCGCTGGAACAGCGACTGGATGCCCTCGAACGCGTTGCCCCGCAACACCGCATCCCCGGACTGATCCGCCCCGACGGCGCGGGCGCCGCAACCCATTTCGACGACGCCCTCGCCGCCGGGCACGAGGGGGTGATGGTCAAGTCGCTGACCGCGCCGTACGCGGCGGGACGACGCGGCCGCGCCTGGCAGAAGGTGAAACCGGAGCACACCCTCGACCTGGTGGTGCTCGGCGCCGAGTGGGGGTACGGGCGGCGCACCGGATTCCTGTCCAACCTGCACCTCGGCGCGCGCGACCCCGACGGCGGGGCACCGATCATGGTGGGCAAGACGTTCAAGGGCCTCACCGACGCACTGCTGCAATGGCAGACGGACGAATTCCCGCGCCACGAACGCAGCCGCGACGACTACACCGTGTACCTGCACCCTGACCTGGTCGTGGAGATCGAACTCGACGGCGTCCAGGTGAGCTCCCGCTACCCCGGCGGGCTCGCGCTGCGGTTCGCGCGCGTCCTGCGTTACCGCCCCGACAAGACCGCCGCCGACGCCGACACCATCGACGCCGTGCGGGCCCTGCTGCCGGGGTGA
- a CDS encoding pyridoxamine 5'-phosphate oxidase family protein, whose product MSQLSMTPEQREKFLADVHVGVIAVDRDGRAPLAVPIWYGYEPGGQPYVWTGRGSLKERLIRAAGRFSLVAQDEKPPYRYVSVEGPAEFDESPTEDIVRGLATRYLPADEVDGFVEQAYDDNAIVIRMRPEHWLSVDYGKGA is encoded by the coding sequence ATGTCGCAGTTGTCGATGACCCCCGAACAGCGCGAGAAGTTCCTCGCAGACGTGCACGTGGGGGTGATCGCCGTCGACCGCGACGGGCGGGCACCGCTCGCCGTGCCCATCTGGTACGGCTACGAACCCGGCGGCCAACCATACGTGTGGACCGGTCGTGGGTCGCTGAAGGAGCGGCTGATCCGCGCCGCCGGCCGCTTCAGCCTCGTCGCCCAGGACGAGAAGCCGCCGTACCGGTACGTGAGCGTCGAAGGTCCGGCGGAGTTCGACGAATCACCCACCGAGGACATCGTCCGCGGACTCGCCACCCGCTACCTGCCCGCCGACGAGGTCGACGGGTTCGTCGAGCAGGCGTACGACGACAACGCGATCGTCATCCGCATGCGGCCGGAGCACTGGCTGAGCGTCGATTACGGCAAAGGCGCGTAG
- a CDS encoding DUF998 domain-containing protein — MRTSSPAQRLSTVRVGAAAWVLIPLYFVAEAVTANAWPRPYVVRTNSVSNLGVTGCDGSAAQAAAVRLCSPLHAVINSAFVLTGVLILVGAVCLREFLPPGRLRRTALALFGVAAVSAALTGFIPINVDAHLHQIVATPTFVARNAAMIVVAIALYPRWRAFAVWTGLCGLLGVLGMAAILLPGTPFGITERLALYPFTVWVATAGVAALRTRAPFRLP, encoded by the coding sequence GTGAGAACGTCTTCGCCCGCGCAGCGACTGTCGACTGTGCGGGTGGGCGCCGCAGCGTGGGTGCTGATCCCCCTGTATTTCGTCGCCGAGGCCGTGACCGCGAATGCCTGGCCGCGACCGTACGTGGTGCGGACCAATTCGGTCAGCAACCTGGGGGTCACGGGTTGCGACGGTTCCGCGGCACAGGCCGCCGCGGTCCGGCTCTGCTCGCCGCTGCACGCGGTGATCAACAGCGCGTTCGTGCTGACGGGCGTGCTCATCCTCGTCGGGGCGGTGTGCCTGCGGGAATTCCTGCCACCGGGACGGCTCCGACGCACCGCCCTGGCTCTGTTCGGTGTGGCCGCCGTCAGCGCCGCCCTGACGGGTTTCATCCCGATCAATGTGGACGCGCACCTGCACCAGATCGTCGCGACCCCGACCTTCGTCGCGCGCAACGCCGCCATGATCGTCGTCGCGATTGCGCTCTACCCGCGGTGGCGCGCCTTCGCGGTGTGGACCGGTCTCTGCGGACTCCTCGGGGTTCTCGGCATGGCGGCGATCCTGCTTCCGGGCACACCGTTCGGCATCACCGAGCGCCTGGCCCTCTACCCCTTCACGGTGTGGGTCGCGACCGCCGGTGTCGCCGCGCTCCGCACCCGTGCGCCGTTCCGGTTGCCCTGA
- a CDS encoding DUF427 domain-containing protein: MSTALTHAAAAQQFAENGRISIEPNHKRIRVFFGGRVVADTTRSVYLFEKGHLPVYYIPRDDVAFDLLEPVDATTTCPWKGKARYWDLVVGNRRAAQSVWGYDVKLDDSLDLSPYVAFYWHKMDAWYEEDQQVFVHARDPYVRVDVLPSSRHVEVFVGDTLVADTVRPRLLFETSLPVRYYIPRIDVRSEFFTASDTRTSCPYKGTASYLSFTGSDGSAPVEDAAWFYPFTTAEASGIDDHVSFYPDRVRIVVDGTPLDN; the protein is encoded by the coding sequence ATGTCCACAGCTCTCACACATGCCGCCGCTGCCCAGCAGTTCGCGGAGAACGGCCGCATCTCGATCGAACCCAACCACAAACGCATCCGGGTGTTCTTCGGCGGCCGGGTGGTCGCCGACACCACCCGGTCGGTGTACCTGTTCGAGAAGGGGCACCTGCCCGTCTATTACATTCCCCGCGACGACGTGGCGTTCGACCTCCTCGAGCCCGTCGACGCGACCACGACGTGCCCGTGGAAGGGCAAGGCGCGGTATTGGGATCTCGTCGTCGGTAACCGTCGCGCCGCACAGTCCGTGTGGGGTTACGACGTGAAACTGGACGACTCCCTCGACCTCAGCCCGTACGTCGCGTTCTACTGGCACAAGATGGACGCCTGGTACGAGGAGGATCAGCAGGTGTTCGTCCACGCCCGCGACCCGTATGTCCGCGTCGACGTGCTGCCGTCGTCCCGGCACGTCGAGGTGTTCGTCGGTGACACGCTGGTCGCCGACACGGTGCGCCCGCGACTGCTCTTCGAGACGTCGCTGCCGGTGCGCTACTACATTCCCCGCATCGACGTGCGGTCCGAGTTCTTCACCGCCTCCGACACGCGGACGTCCTGCCCGTACAAGGGGACGGCGTCGTATCTGTCGTTCACCGGGTCGGACGGCTCCGCGCCGGTCGAGGACGCCGCCTGGTTCTACCCGTTCACCACGGCGGAGGCGTCGGGCATCGACGACCACGTGTCGTTCTACCCGGACCGCGTGCGGATCGTCGTCGACGGCACGCCGCTGGATAACTAG
- a CDS encoding SDR family NAD(P)-dependent oxidoreductase, translating into MVSEHILVTGGSRGIGAAVVRLAVHRGYQVTFTFQRNGEAAQHLVHQCGVRATAVRADVRDAALAAAVVGAADERGQLTAVVNNAGTTGPLGTFLSTSDAALREVFDVNVFGTLNYARAAAEHWIREGRPGVVVNLSSVAAGTGAAGEYVGYAASKAAVDSVTTGLGREWASANIRVVGVAPGTTDTDIHAAADPGRPGRVAGRVPLGRVAQPEEIAEAVLWALSHQASYVTATTIAVAGGL; encoded by the coding sequence ATGGTGTCCGAACACATCCTCGTCACCGGTGGATCGCGCGGCATCGGCGCCGCCGTGGTGCGCCTCGCCGTCCATCGCGGCTATCAGGTGACGTTCACCTTCCAGCGGAACGGGGAGGCCGCCCAACACCTCGTGCACCAGTGCGGCGTCCGGGCCACCGCGGTGCGGGCCGATGTGCGCGATGCCGCCCTGGCCGCGGCGGTGGTGGGCGCGGCCGACGAGCGCGGGCAGCTGACCGCGGTGGTCAACAACGCGGGGACCACCGGCCCGCTCGGCACATTCCTCAGCACCTCGGACGCGGCGCTGCGGGAAGTGTTCGACGTCAACGTCTTCGGCACCCTGAACTACGCCCGCGCGGCGGCCGAGCACTGGATCCGGGAGGGGCGCCCCGGTGTCGTCGTCAACCTCAGTTCGGTCGCGGCGGGAACCGGGGCAGCGGGCGAATACGTCGGGTATGCCGCGTCGAAGGCCGCCGTCGACAGTGTGACGACCGGACTCGGCAGGGAGTGGGCGAGCGCGAACATCCGGGTCGTCGGCGTCGCCCCCGGCACGACGGACACCGACATCCACGCCGCGGCCGACCCGGGACGACCCGGACGAGTGGCAGGCAGGGTGCCACTCGGCCGGGTCGCGCAACCGGAGGAGATTGCCGAGGCGGTGCTGTGGGCGCTGTCCCACCAGGCGTCCTACGTCACCGCCACGACCATCGCCGTCGCCGGCGGTCTGTGA
- a CDS encoding FAD-dependent oxidoreductase, translating into MTELLDLSTDVLVIGGGPAGTWAALRARQAGADVVLVDKGYCGTSGATAPSGTGVWYVDPDPSARAEAKASRETLGGHLADHHWMDRVLDQTYANMNLLAEEGRYPFPVDPDTGRQIRTGLQGPEYMRRMRAWVKKAGVRILDHSPALELLVDIDGQVRGAAGYRRQADRDYRITAGAVVIASGGCAFLSRALGTNVDTGDGALMAAEVGATFSGMEFSNAYAIVPANSTITKTAYYGYATFFHADGSVLEGAGSTKGRSVIAKTLLSEPVFAQLDRADDEVQRQMRLGQPNFFLQFDRRGINPFTDRFEVGVLAEGTVRGTGGIALIDDTCATSVPGLFAAGDAATRERICGGFTGGGSHNSAWAMSSGSWAGTGAARFARTERRVRAGELRPAGRAGLRPTQRSGLEASTVVAAAQAELIPYEKNYLRDGVRVQGALDELESLWTALSLGLGGDSGDERVRARQAAAITAVGRWMYHSTLARTETRGMSKRADYPDLDPAQHHHVLTGGLDDVWTTTAAARSGLLRVAS; encoded by the coding sequence ATGACCGAACTTCTCGACCTGAGCACCGACGTCCTCGTCATCGGTGGCGGCCCCGCAGGAACGTGGGCGGCGCTGCGCGCACGGCAAGCCGGGGCGGACGTCGTCCTCGTCGACAAGGGGTACTGCGGAACCAGCGGCGCCACCGCGCCTTCGGGCACCGGCGTCTGGTACGTCGACCCCGACCCGTCGGCGCGGGCGGAGGCCAAGGCCAGCCGCGAAACGCTCGGCGGGCATCTCGCCGACCATCACTGGATGGACCGCGTCCTCGACCAGACGTACGCGAACATGAACCTCCTCGCCGAGGAGGGCCGGTACCCGTTCCCCGTCGACCCCGACACCGGCAGGCAGATCCGCACCGGACTCCAAGGGCCCGAATACATGCGACGGATGCGGGCGTGGGTCAAGAAGGCGGGCGTTCGGATCCTCGACCACTCGCCGGCCCTCGAACTGCTCGTCGACATCGACGGCCAGGTGCGCGGCGCTGCCGGCTACCGACGCCAGGCCGACCGCGACTACCGGATCACGGCGGGCGCCGTCGTGATCGCGAGCGGTGGCTGCGCGTTCCTGTCCCGCGCTCTGGGCACGAACGTCGACACCGGCGACGGCGCGCTGATGGCCGCCGAGGTGGGTGCCACATTCTCCGGCATGGAGTTCTCCAACGCGTACGCGATCGTCCCCGCCAACTCCACCATCACGAAGACCGCCTACTACGGTTATGCCACGTTCTTCCACGCCGACGGGAGCGTTCTCGAGGGCGCCGGCTCCACCAAGGGGCGGTCGGTGATCGCGAAAACGCTGCTGTCCGAGCCGGTGTTCGCGCAACTCGACCGCGCCGACGACGAGGTGCAGCGCCAGATGCGGCTCGGCCAGCCCAACTTCTTCCTGCAGTTCGACCGTCGCGGCATCAACCCGTTCACCGACCGCTTCGAGGTCGGCGTGCTCGCCGAGGGCACGGTACGCGGAACCGGCGGTATCGCTCTGATCGACGACACGTGTGCCACGTCCGTGCCGGGACTGTTCGCGGCTGGCGACGCCGCCACCCGCGAACGCATCTGCGGCGGGTTCACCGGCGGCGGCAGCCACAACTCGGCGTGGGCGATGTCGTCCGGCAGCTGGGCGGGCACCGGGGCCGCGCGCTTCGCCCGAACCGAACGTCGCGTCCGGGCAGGCGAGCTCCGCCCCGCCGGCCGGGCCGGTCTGCGGCCAACCCAGCGGTCGGGGTTGGAGGCGTCCACCGTCGTCGCGGCCGCGCAGGCGGAACTGATTCCGTACGAGAAGAACTACCTGCGGGACGGGGTCCGGGTGCAGGGGGCGCTCGACGAACTGGAGTCGCTGTGGACGGCGTTGTCGCTGGGCCTCGGCGGCGACTCCGGGGACGAACGCGTCCGGGCCCGTCAGGCCGCCGCGATCACCGCGGTGGGCCGGTGGATGTACCACTCGACGCTGGCACGGACGGAAACC
- the mddA gene encoding methanethiol S-methyltransferase: protein MAEMVETRRGHRPHAVARSLMTAYGAVVYAAFLVVFLYAIGWVEGLVVPHTINDGPDAPVAAAVVVDVVLLTIFAMQHSVMARPWFKKRWTRIVPEPMERSTYVLFATAALALLMWQWRPLPDQIWDVETNWVRVALYAVSLGGYALVLAATFAIDHFDLFGLRQVLRNQSGKSALPSHFRTPLLYRVIRHPLYAGFIIAFWVAPTMTWGRLLFAVGTTGFILVAVRFEEHDLVDTFGDDYRTYRRRVPMLVPRVGSRAR from the coding sequence ATGGCCGAGATGGTCGAAACCCGGCGGGGACACCGCCCACACGCGGTCGCCCGCAGCCTGATGACGGCGTACGGAGCGGTCGTGTACGCCGCGTTCCTGGTCGTGTTCCTGTACGCGATCGGCTGGGTCGAGGGTCTCGTCGTGCCCCACACGATCAACGACGGTCCCGACGCCCCCGTCGCCGCTGCCGTGGTCGTCGACGTGGTGCTGCTGACGATCTTCGCGATGCAGCATTCGGTGATGGCCCGGCCCTGGTTCAAGAAACGCTGGACCAGGATCGTCCCGGAGCCGATGGAGCGGTCCACCTACGTCTTGTTCGCGACGGCCGCGCTGGCGCTGCTGATGTGGCAATGGCGTCCGCTGCCCGACCAGATCTGGGACGTGGAGACGAACTGGGTCCGCGTCGCCCTGTATGCCGTCTCGCTCGGCGGATACGCCCTCGTGCTGGCCGCGACGTTCGCCATCGACCATTTCGACCTGTTCGGGCTCCGCCAGGTGCTGCGCAACCAGAGCGGGAAGTCGGCTCTGCCCAGCCACTTTCGGACACCGCTGCTGTACCGGGTGATCCGGCACCCGCTGTACGCCGGTTTCATCATCGCGTTCTGGGTGGCGCCGACGATGACGTGGGGCCGGTTGCTGTTCGCCGTCGGGACCACCGGCTTCATCCTGGTGGCGGTGCGCTTCGAGGAACATGACCTGGTCGACACGTTCGGCGACGACTACCGCACCTACCGCAGGCGGGTGCCGATGCTCGTCCCGAGGGTCGGCTCGCGGGCGCGGTAG